In Raphanus sativus cultivar WK10039 unplaced genomic scaffold, ASM80110v3 Scaffold1283, whole genome shotgun sequence, a single genomic region encodes these proteins:
- the LOC130503984 gene encoding CDPK-related kinase 2: MGGCTSKPSTSVKPNPYAPKDTLPQNDESTPARTSAAVKASPFFPFYTPSPAKHRRNKSHRDEGGEESKSVTSTPLRQLARAFHPPSPAKHIRDALRRRKEKKEAALPAVRQQEEEEREEVGLDKRFGFAKDFKSRMELGEEIGRGHFGYTCSAKFKRGEFKDHEVAVKVIPKSKMTTAISIEDVRREVKILRALSGHNNLVQFYDAFEDNANVYIVMELCGGGELLDRILARGGKYSEDDAKAVLIQILNVVAFCHLQGVVHRDLKPENFLYTSMEENSQLKVIDFGLSDFVRPDERLNDIVGSAYYVAPEVLHRSYTTEADVWSIGVIAYILLCGSRPFWARTESGIFRAVLKADPSFDEPPWPSLSSEAKDFVKRLLYKDPRKRMTASQALMHPWISGCKKMNIPFDILIFRQIKAYLKSSSLRKAALMALSKTLITDELLYLKAQFAILAPNKNGLITLDNIRTALATNATEAMKESRIPDFLALLNGLQYRGMDFEEFCAASISVHQHESLDCWEQSVRHAYELFDMNGNRVIVIEELASELGVGSSIPVHTILHDWIRHSDGKLSFLGFVKLLRGVSTRQPLAKTR; encoded by the exons ATGGGAGGTTGTACCTCCAAGCCTTCCACCTCCGTGAAACCCAATCCTTACGCACCCAAAGACACCCTCCCCCAAAATGACGAATCTACCCCTGCCCGCACCTCGGCCGCCGTAAAGGCCTCTCCTTTCTTCCCCTTCTACACTCCAAGCCCCGCCAAGCACCGCCGCAACAAGAGCCACCGCGACGAAGGCGGAGAAGAGAGCAAGAGCGTCACCAGCACTCCGCTCCGCCAGCTCGCGCGTGCTTTCCACCCTCCTTCTCCGGCGAAACACATACGGGATGCTCTGCGAaggaggaaggagaagaaggaggcTGCTCTACCGGCGGTGAGGCagcaagaggaggaggagagagaggaggTGGGGCTGGACAAGAGGTTCGGATTCGCCAAGGATTTTAAGAGTAGGATGGAGTTGGGTGAAGAGATTGGGAGAGGGCATTTTGGGTATACTTGCTCTGCTAAGTTCAAGAGAGGAGAGTTTAAGGATCATGAGGTTGCTGTTAAAGTCATCCCTAAATCTAAG ATGACAACTGCAATATCTATAGAGGATGTGAGGAGAGAAGTAAAAATCCTACGGGCCTTGTCTGGACATAACAATCTGGTGCAATTCTATGATGCTTTCGAGGACAATGCCAACGTCTACATTGTTATGGA GTTATGTGGAGGTGGTGAACTCCTTGACAGAATACTAGCAAG gGGAGGAAAATACTCTGAAGATGATGCAAAAGCAGTGCTTATACAGATCCTTAACGTCGTAGCTTTCTGTCATCTCCAAGGAGTTGTCCATCGAGATCTAAAACCAGAG AACTTCTTGTACACTTCCATGGAGGAGAACTCTCAGTTAAAAGTCATAGACTTCGGTTTATCAGACTTTGTCAGACCAGACGAACGACTAAACGATATAGTTGGCAGTGCGTATTACGTAGCACCTGAAGTTCTACACAGATCTTACACCACTGAAGCAGATGTATGGAGCATAGGAGTAATAGCTTACATTCTCCTATGTGGTAGCCGTCCCTTTTGGGCAAGAACCGAATCAGGAATCTTCAGAGCAGTTCTTAAAGCTGATCCTAGTTTTGATGAACCTCCTTGGCCTTCATTGTCCTCGGAAGCAAAAGATTTTGTTAAGCGGCTCTTGTATAAAGATCCTCGGAAAAGAATGACTGCCTCTCAAGCTTTAA TGCATCCTTGGATCTCTGGTTGTAAGAAGATGAATATCCCTTTTGATATTCTCATCTTCAGGCAGATCAAAGCTTACTTGAAATCTTCTTCTTTGCGTAAAGCTGCTTTGATG GCTCTGTCCAAGACGCTAATTACAGATGAGCTTCTTTATCTGAAAGCACAGTTTGCAATCTTAGCACCCAACAAAAATGGCCTCATCACTTTGGATAACATCAGAACG GCACTCGCTACAAATGCAACAGAAGCGATGAAGGAGTCACGCATCCCAGACTTTCTTGCATTG TTAAATGGACTACAATACAGAGGAATGGATTTTGAAGAGTTTTGTGCAGCTTCCATTAGTGTTCATCAGCATGAGTCTCTTGATTGTTGGGAGCAGAGCGTTCGCCATGCTTATGAGCTTTTTGATATGAATGGAAACCGAGTTATTGTCATTGAAGAACTTGCTTCT GAGCTCGGCGTTGGATCATCAATCCCAGTCCACACCATTCTACATGATTGGATAAGGCACAGTGATGGGAAGCTGAGCTTCTTAGGTTTTGTCAAATTGTTGCGCGGTGTATCTACTCGTCAGCCTTTAGCGAAGACACGGTGA